In Prochlorococcus marinus XMU1404, the following proteins share a genomic window:
- a CDS encoding dihydrofolate reductase family protein has protein sequence MSIPKVIIVIASSLDGRIAFPRGGESHLGSEDDKKMLNENLSTVDATIFGLGTLIAHQSTYLIKNLNDNNEVKISKSQPISIIASNSKKFNSNWKYFRQPIRRWLISSSKVDNSSNNDFEKQLFFEDSWGKTLISLKKQGINDLALLGGAKLINSFIKEDLITDIKITIIPRIIGGRYTWIPPEQTNEIFNLNRLWEIKSIKNLMNNEIHVHYKKI, from the coding sequence TTGAGTATCCCAAAAGTAATAATTGTTATAGCATCTAGTCTTGATGGGAGAATTGCATTTCCTAGAGGCGGAGAATCACATCTTGGAAGCGAAGATGATAAAAAAATGTTAAATGAAAACTTATCAACGGTTGATGCCACTATTTTTGGTTTAGGTACTTTAATAGCTCATCAATCAACTTACCTAATTAAAAATCTCAATGATAATAACGAAGTAAAGATATCAAAAAGCCAGCCAATTTCTATAATTGCTTCAAATAGTAAAAAATTTAACAGTAATTGGAAATACTTTCGACAACCAATTAGAAGATGGCTAATAAGCTCAAGTAAAGTTGATAATTCTTCTAATAATGACTTCGAGAAACAACTCTTTTTCGAAGATTCATGGGGAAAAACATTAATTTCACTCAAAAAACAAGGGATAAATGATCTTGCTCTTTTAGGAGGTGCAAAACTTATAAATTCATTTATAAAAGAGGATCTAATAACAGATATAAAAATTACAATAATTCCACGAATTATTGGAGGGAGATATACATGGATACCTCCGGAACAAACCAATGAGATTTTTAATCTCAATAGACTATGGGAAATAAAATCAATTAAGAATTTAATGAATAATGAAATCCACGTTCATTACAAAAAGATTTGA
- a CDS encoding 6-pyruvoyl trahydropterin synthase family protein, protein MTSTQSKPSHGKGRECVITRRACFSSSHRYWLPEKSPEENLSLFGKCSIAPGHGHNYELIVSMGGELDSDGMVLNLSDVKHSIKDKVTGQLDFRFLNDVWPEFNVNDQEGILPTTEALVKVIWSRLKDDLPLTSLRLYENPNLWADYFGKNMEAFLTVQTHFAAAHRLAKEEISFDENKKIYGKCARVNGHGHNYLVDITVKGEIDKRTGMVCDLSSLQEIINDLVVEQLDHTFLNKDIEFFHNCVPTAENIALYISDILKKPINKLGATLHKIRLQESPNNAAEIYVDQKLTNSLKLTFENSLVSQT, encoded by the coding sequence ATGACTTCTACACAATCCAAACCATCACATGGAAAAGGACGTGAATGCGTCATAACTAGACGTGCCTGCTTTAGTTCTAGTCACCGTTATTGGCTTCCTGAAAAAAGCCCAGAAGAAAATTTATCTCTTTTTGGAAAGTGCAGTATTGCTCCAGGTCATGGTCATAACTATGAACTTATTGTTTCAATGGGTGGAGAACTAGACTCTGATGGAATGGTACTTAATCTCTCTGATGTAAAACACTCTATTAAAGATAAGGTTACTGGACAATTAGATTTTCGTTTTTTAAATGATGTCTGGCCTGAATTTAATGTTAATGATCAAGAGGGCATACTTCCCACAACTGAAGCATTAGTAAAGGTCATTTGGAGTCGTCTAAAGGATGATTTACCTCTTACAAGTCTAAGGCTTTATGAAAACCCAAATTTATGGGCAGATTATTTTGGAAAAAACATGGAAGCATTTTTAACAGTTCAAACTCATTTTGCAGCCGCTCACAGACTTGCAAAAGAAGAGATATCCTTTGATGAAAATAAAAAAATCTATGGGAAATGTGCCAGAGTTAATGGACATGGTCATAACTATCTTGTCGACATAACTGTAAAAGGAGAAATTGATAAAAGAACAGGAATGGTTTGCGACTTATCTTCCCTCCAAGAGATAATTAATGATTTGGTTGTTGAACAACTAGATCATACTTTTCTAAATAAAGACATCGAATTTTTCCATAATTGTGTTCCAACTGCTGAAAATATAGCTTTGTATATTTCTGATATTCTTAAAAAACCAATAAATAAACTTGGTGCAACATTACACAAAATAAGACTCCAAGAGAGTCCAAATAATGCTGCAGAAATTTATGTTGATCAAAAGTTAACTAATTCATTAAAGTTGACATTTGAAAATAGTTTAGTCTCACAAACTTGA